GAGATACTGTTTTTGTCACCGATCTCCGAGGAAATTTCATAGCAGTAGGATTGGCCGCTGTGTCATCTGAAGACTTCTCCAAGTCAAACCCCGGAGAAGCAGTTCAGACTATTCATTATCCAGGAGATAAGATCATTAAAGAATTTTATGCCATTTGAAATATCAAGCTTTGTTAGTCATTTATTGGGGTTGATTTCATTTTTATTAGCACAAGAGATTTGTGCGTGCACCTTATTAATCAGCGGGGAATTTTCCCAACTAACAGGCATCGATTCGCAAATAAAGGTGGAAGGCAATAAGGCAAGCACATTTTCCGGAAAAAAGGTATGCCGTGAGCCGGGATTGAACCAGCGACCTCCAGATCTTCAGTCTGGCGCTCTCCCAACTGAGCTATCACGGCCTTCGTTTAGGATATGTTAGCGTTATTTAACACTTCCATTGATATTTGGTGTTAAAAGAAACAGGGCGAACGATATTTATTATATGTAGCTATTAGCCTTACTTATATGATACCTGGCGGAATGAACTCAAAAGAAGTAAAGAGAATGATGGCACAAATGGGCATTAAATCTACAGAAATGCCTGACGTAAAAACAGTCATTTTAAAGGGTACAAATAAGGACTACTCAATAACCAATGCTCAGGTTACTATGATAGAAGCGCAGGGTGTTAAGACCTTTCAGATACTCGGAAATTTTAAGGAGATAGCCAAAACAGATACCGAAAAACAAGTTGTAGGATTCCCGGAGGAGGATGTAAGTTTGGTTATGGAGCAGACGTCCTCGTCACGGGAAAAGGCAATAGAAGCACTCAAGAAAAACGACGGAGAACCTGCAAGAGCTATACTGGACCTAATGCAAAAATGATCAACAGAGAAGAAATTCTAAGGCGATGGAAGCCCGATGAAGCAGAGAAAAAGAAATTACATGATATTTCCAACGATTTGATAGCAAAAATTAAAAAGATACTTCTGAGAGAGAAGATCGATGCCGAACCGTTGGTCGTTGGTTCTGTTGCGAAGCATACAAATGTCAAGGGTGGAGATATAGATATTTTCATTGTATTCAGCAGGAGTTATTCCGAGAAAGACATCGGAAAACTGGGCCTGAAGATCGGACATGAGGTGCTTGTGGATGGAAGGGAAAAATATGCAGAGCATCCATACGTTTCTGGAACAATTGACGGGGTAAAAATTGACCTTGTGCCATGCCTGAGGATAGAGAAAAATTCAAAGATTATAAGTTCTGTAGACAGAACTCCTTTGCATACTCAGTATGTCCTGGAAAATTTAGCAAAAAATCAGGCGGATGAAGTCCTTCTCCTGAAGGCTTTCATGAAATCTGTGGGCGTCTATGGGTCTGAAATCAAGGTTTCCGGATTTTCAGGTTACATATGTGAACTTCTCGTCATTCATCTTGGTACATTTGAGAATGTGATCCAGATGTTTGCAACAAGCAGGGGAAGAATACTGATTCCAGAAGATGTGGAAAATGAGAAGAAGTTTTTGTCTCCTGTTGTGATAATAGATCCGATAGATGTTAACAGAAATGCATCTGCTGCTGTCAGCCTCGAAAACCTTTCGAAGATGAAGATAGAATCAAGATTATTTCTTCAAGATCAATCCATGAAATTTTTCAGTGGTCCCTTACCTGTTAAACCATCGCAGTACAGGGATCGGGGGGCATTCATGAGAATTTTCAGGCTCCAGAGACCAGATCTCGTAGATGACATAATATATAGCCAGGCAAATAGATTTCAGCAACAACTCACGGACCTTTTATCCTCGAAAGGCTTTTATCCGGTTTCATCAGAACTTTCTGTTTCCGCTGAATTTATAGATGTAGCAATTGAGACAAAACTTGTCGACCTTCCAGGAACAAGGGTACACATGGGCCCCCCGGTTGACGATGAGCGGGCCAAAGATTACATAGCACGATGGTCAAACAACAATGCGTTAAGAGGGCCATATGTCTTAGGAGATCGCCTTGCCGTGGATGTTTCAGTAGAACCGAGAACTCTGGAGGAAACAGTTAGGTTGGAACTGCCAAGGCTCAACATAGGCAAACATCTAAATCCACTGAAGAAAAAATTGATCATCATTGACCCGTCAAAGACAAAAGCCAGATATGAGGTACTGGGAAAATTTTACTCAAGAAAAATTTTGATTTGATGTTATCCCCCAGAAAATACCTCCAGCAGAGACACATCATCGTCAGGAAGTATGACATCATTTCCAATGAGTGGCACACCGTTCCTAATGCACACAAAGGATTGTTCCGATAATTTCAATTTAGAAAAGAGATCAGCCACACTCATCTCCCTGTCTATGGGCACTGTTGATCTATTTCTTCCTATTATTGTAACTGCCAAATCCATCACCACCATTTTTATAAGTAGCCCCGAGCAGATTTGAACTGCTGTCAACGGATCCAAAGTCCGGTATGCTTGGCCACTACACTACGGGGCTAGGTGTCCATAAAAATAGCACTGTCATATTAAAGCTTAACTGGGAAAAATGGACAAAAATCAGAACGACATCATCTTCTTGGCGTTCTTTTTTACTCTTCTCCATAACCCACTGGTGTACCTTTCACTCTCGGACACCTTGCCTCTTTCATGGTAGCCGTATTGCTCCCAGTATCCATCTTCATAATCACTTATCAGCTCAATTTGGGTCAGCCATTTCGCGCTTTTCCAGCCATACAGTTCTGGTATGAAAGGCCTTGCCGGGAAACCCTGTTCGACTCTAAGTGTTTGTTCATTCATCTTAAGCGCAATTATAGATTTTTCATCCATTGCATATTCTATCGGAACGGGAGTGCTGTATCCTTCAGCACACCTGAACATAACCCATCCCGCATCATCCTTCGGCTCTGAATCAATGATGATTTTTCTCAGGCTCGGGCCGGACCATTTTACTTTCTTTATGCTCCATGCTGTTACACAGTTGAAGTCGCTATAATATTCAAGTTGTGGCATGCTTGAAATTTCCTTATAAGAGTACTTTCTGGGCTTATCAACAAGTCCAGTGAGTTCCAGGCCCCATTTATCTTTGTTTATCTCAGGTTCACCGAGGGCGGAATATATGATCCAATCGTTTATGTACCTCTGTCCAGGATTTGGAACATGAATTTCTTCTTGATCCATTAAAATGAAATATTATCACATAAATAAGGATATTGTGAAACCAGATGCTAATGTGCGTTTGCATTTGTGTGGGATTGATCGGAGTTGTAGAAGGTACCTTGTAGTTCGCATGAAATAGGCAAAATTTATGTCAATTGTTAGGCTTAACTGCCATAAGTGATTTTTATGGAGTCTGCACAGTTAAAAAGGATCGAAGACATTGCACGCACAATTGGTCTTAATGATGACGAGTTTGAGAAATATGGAAATTATATGGCAAAGGTCTCGCTGAGCGTCCTTGAACGAGTGAAAAACAAGAAGAAGGGTAAATTAATCCTTGTCACTGCAATCAGCCCAACGAAGGAAGGCGAGGGTAAGACTACAACGGCTATAGGGCTAGCCCAGGGTTTCCAGAAATTAGGAAAGAAGGCGTGTATAGCTATCAGAGAGCCTTCTCTGGGCCCATGCTTCGGTATCAAAGGCGGCGCTACCGGTGGGGGATTGGCTAAGGTCGAACCAAGTGACAGAATAAACTTGATCTTCACTTCAGATTTTCCCTCGGTTTCTGCTGCACATAATCTTCTCTCATCAATGATTAACAACCACATCTACTTCAACAAGGAACCAAGACTAGATCCAAGGAAAGTCGTATTTCCAAGAACCGTGGATATGAACGATCGATCCCTCAGGGATATAATCATCGGATCAGGTGGTTCAGAAACTGGAGTACTCATGAAGGACCAGTTCGTTATCACAGCTGCTTCGGAGATAATGGCAATTCTTGGCCTTTCAACAAGCTACAAGGATCTGAAAGAGAGGCTATCGAGGATTCTAGTTGGATACACTTTCGACGGATCCCCTGTTTACGCATCGGATCTGAATGCCCAGGGTGCTATGGCTGCCCTTCTCAGGGACGCGCTGCTCCCCAATCTTGTTCAGTCTACTGAGGGTGTTCCAGCCTTTGTGCATATCGGGCCATTTGGCAATATAGCGCATGGGACATCCAGCATAATCGCCGACAAGATGGCACTTGGGCTCACAGATTACCTAATTACCGAAGCAGGCTTTGGCTCTGAGCTTGGCGCCGAGAAGTTTTTCGATATGGTGACTCGAATCGGGGATCTTCCGATCGATGGTGTCGTAATAGTTGCAACAATAAGAGCCTTGAAACTCCATTCTGGAATGCAGGAAGGTAAGGCCGATCCAGTTGAGATGCTTTCAAAAGGATCTGAGAATCTCTTGAAACATGTTGACATAATAAGGAATTTTGGTGTCGATCCGGTTGTGGCAATAAACAGGTTTCCCTCGGATACTAAGGAAGAGATCGATACGCTTGAAAGCATACTCAAAGAAAAAAAGATTGAATGGTCTTTATCAGAAGGGTTTGCCAAAGGGGGTAACGGAACAGTGGATCTTGCTACAAAGGTTATAGACAAAATTTCTGCCGGAAACGCTCCATTGAACAGAACTTACGCGGAGAGCGATACCGTAAAGGATAAGATCATCAAGATTGCAAAACAGGTGTACGGTGCAACCGATGTGGTATTTGAAAAACAGGCGACAAGAGACCTGCGTAATTTATCCCTCACAGGGATGGACAAAGCTTACGTCTGCATGGCAAAAACCCAGTACTCCGTAACGGACGATCCAGCCAAGCTTGGATGGCCGAAAGATTTTATCGTCACAGTGAAGAAAATCTCGGTTTCTTCTGGTGCAGGATTCGTTGTTCCAATGCTGGGCGATATAATGACTATGCCAGGGCTTCCAAAAATTCCTGCAGCAGAAAAAATAGATCTAACAGATGATGGCGAGATCACGGGTCTGTCTTAGGTGCAAGTATTAGAATAATGGCATAATACAGCACGAAAATGAGTTCAAGAATACGTTTCGAAGAAGCTGGCCGTATAGGGGATCTAGCAATTAGGAATAGGATTGTTATGGCCCCGATGATCTCCAATCTTGCCAACCCAGATGGATCTACGAACGAGACACACATTTCATATTTGCGGGAAAGAGCCATCGGTGGGACCGGTCTAATAATCACAGAGTACACTTACGTCGACAATGTAAATTCAAAGGGATCGCGCAATGAGCTCGGTATATATTCAACAGATTTCATTCCAAAACTGAGGAGACTTACAGAGATTGTTCACAATGAAGGTTCTAAGATTTTCATACAGCTCGTCCATGCGGGTGGCAAGGCTTTAGAATATTCTGAAAAATCTATGGCACCGAGTAGCGTAAACTACCAGGGCAAAGTGCCGAGAGAAATGAAGACAGACGATATTGAACGTGTGACATCGGCGTTTGCACGGGCTGCAAAAACAGCTGAAAGGGCGAACTTTGATGGCATTGAACTTCACGGTGCCCATGGCTATCTTCTTCAAGAATTCATTTCTCCGTCCCTGAACAGGAGAACCGATAAATACGGTGGTGATTTTGACAACAGGATAAGGTTCCCCCAGGAAGTAATAGATGCAGTCAAGTCTGAAATAAAGATTCCTGTAGGGATAAGACTTAGCCTATATGAAGACGATCCGGATGGGTACGGCCCTGAATATGGCCTGAGGGTTGCGGAATCCCTGAAAGGAATAGATTATGTGCATTTTTCGGCTGGTAGGTTCGCAGCTCCTGGATCTTCTGCATCCTTTTATAGCCCTAAGGCACATATATATTCAAGGCTGCCCAGGAAACCGCGGGTGACTTCCATTGTAGTTGGTTCTGTGACTTCACTGGAAGATGTTAACGCAGTGCTAGAACGCTCTGATTTTGTATCTGTAGGAAGGGGCCTTTTGGCCGACCCCCACTTTGTTAAAAGATTGAGCAATGGTAAAGACATAAGGCCATGTATCAGGTGTAACCAGGCATGCAGAGATCTTTCCTTTGGTGAGGTGAGGTGTACAGTGAACGTAGACCTTGGCTTTGAAAGGATGCCATATTTTATGGGCAGTCTCAAAGGAGAAATATCCATAATCGGAGGAGGTGTCAAAGGCATCGAAGCAGCGATAACTGCTGCAAGGGCAGGCCTAAAAGTAGCACTATATGAGCAGAGAGAAAGGATTGGTGGACAGATACTAGATATTTACGATCCGTTCAAGAAGAAAGAATTCCACGTCCTTCTTAACTATTATGAAAATGTTCTTAAAAATCTTGGAATTGAAATGCACATTAATGAGCGATATACAGGGAAAGGCCTTTACTGCCTACCAGATGTGTCATATGGGCATATTCCTGGGAATTCGGAAATAACAATAAATTCGAATATTTATCAGCACCATGATGAGGCGCTTAGCATTGCCAAAAGTTCAAATGTGAAGATGACAAGGGCGAGTCTCTCATCGCTGGATAGGGCGAGGGCCGCTGGTTTTGAGCTCTATGCAACTTCTATCGGGATAAGGCTTATCGACTCAAAAAAAGGAGACATAAACATAATCGAAAAAGATCAATATGATATAAGGAAGGCAATAATATCCGGAAGGAGGATCGTCATGGAAGAGCTCAGGATGAATTCTCCTGATTATCTCTAGACATTCTTCTGGCTCTCCGTTCAGCTCGTTCTCTTACTTGCTGCAATTCGGATTTTTCTTCATCCGTAAGCTCAAACTTTTCTGTAAGTTTATCCTTTATGAATTCCGGCGGGATTCCTGAAGTCAAAAAAACTTCATTCGTCGCTTTGTAGACAAACTGTCCAGATTCTCTGAGTCCCTTCACGTCAATCTCTACGACAATAGGATCTGAGACATGGAACATCCCTGAAACATACGCCTGCCTTTGAGCAAGGGACAGATGTACCCATGTCTTGTCTGATGGTGAGATACCTGATTCCATGATAAATGGCAATTCATCTTCAGTGGTCTGGTAATAAAGAATATCAGGTACGTCATCCGTCGGAAGATCATCCATGTTAACCGGGATCGTGTGTCCGTAGGCTGCCCTTATCTCATCCTTTGAATTAATCTGGTATCTCTGCTTTGGATCGGTATCCACTATGTACTTTATGTGGGTTGGAGTGACCCACCAGTAGTTTCTCCTCTGCGCCCTTATAACCGGGATAACGGTGTAGATTTTTGCCCACCCGTGCTCATTCAGCTTTATTCCATAATTATCTGGAAAGTGTCTGAGCATTCCAGCGAGTACTCGACCTATGCCTTCAACTTCCTCTTCTCTTATCAGAAGTTTCCCATGCTCACCACAAACAGGACATATCTTTCCCCTGAATGGCCCGTCCTTGCTGCATATACGTAATTCATCATTCATATTATCACTTCAACACTGCTATATTATACATGAGTGATTGCATAGTAACATTATGATTTTTTCCATGGCAGGCGGCAATGTTTTTAGAATAACTGGTCAAACTTAAGAAAGACGCCTAAAGCCATTCCCTGATCTCATCAGAGATAGGTTTCGCAACAGAAATTCTGCTAAACGGTGTGGCTAGCGTATCAGAAACCGCCAGATCATCTACAAGTGAACTTATCCTTTCACTAGAGGAGTGGGCGAAAACACCATGTGTGCCGGATACTTTAATCTTCGATGCACCCATTGATCTCAGCAACCCCACCGCCTTGATGATTGTTCCACCTGTAGAGATAATGTCATCAACCAGAAGTACAGATTTATTGTTAAAATCCAGTGCTGGTGGTTCCATTTCAACAGTGTTTGCGTCTATTCTTTTTTTGTTGAAGAAAGAAAAATCACAATTTAGCAATTTGGCGTAATCCTTCGCTCTATCCAGGCTTCCGTCATCTGGCGAAATGACGTAGTCCCACTTTTCCCTGGAAAAATAATCACTCATAGCCGGGATGACTTTTATGTTTTTAAACGCCTTATTAGTGAAACCAATGCTCTCTTCATCGTGAATTTCTACTGTAGCCATATAGTCACTGAATTCAGCAATGGTACGTACCATTACCTTTGAGGATATGGCTTCTCCAGACTTGTATATCTTATGCTGGCGTGCATAAGAAAAATAAGGGATAACAGCTATGACTTTTTCTGCCCCATTTTCTTTTGCAGCGTCAAGTGAAAATAACAGCTTAAAGTACTCTTCAAATGTTCTGGTATGGCCAACTACAATAACGGTCTCATCCTTCAGATTTTCATCTATCCTGAGATGGAATTCTTCGTCCGGAAACTTATCTACAGCAGGCTCAGTAAAACGGCAATTCAACTGCTCAGATATGCGTAATGAAAGTGAAGGCGAGGAATCCGCTCCAATAACAAGCATTATACCACCCTATGCTAGTTCTTTTTTAAATTTTGTTCTCCTGGATCTGGGCGATCAAAAAATCACTCATAATTGGAAATTGGATGCAGAATAGAATTCAACGGTAAGGTTATCATCTTTTGACGCGGATCCGACTGCTTGATCAGATGTCTTCGATACTATACCATTTCTAGATCTCTAAGATGCAATCCTGAACACTTTTTTTTTGGAAAATAGCTTTCCGCTACGCTTCCTCATCATAAAACCCTACAAACCATTTTTAAAAGGAATACGATTTAGGAATATATGTCAAAAAAGATCTGGTACCAGGGTGAGATTAAAAATTATGAAGACGTGAAAGTGACCCTACTGACGCACACTTTGCAGTACGGCAGTGGAATATTCGAAGGCATTAGGGCCTATAAAACTGATAAAGGAACAGCAATATTTAGGTTGAAGGATCATATAGAAAGATTCTTGAATTCTGCAAAGATATTGCGAATAAATATTGGTTTTACCGTCGCCGAGCTCATGGATGCAACAGTTGAAGTCGTTAAAGAGAATGGTTTTGAATCTTGTTACATCAGACCTTTTGCCTTCCATGAAAGTGATGGAATCGGTGTCAAACCGAAAACCGATGACATACGCGTCGCAATTATTGCGGTTCCCTTCGGGAAGTACCTTGGTGACAAATCCGTTAACGGTATCAGAGCGAAGATATCTTCGTGGAAGAGGATAAATTCAGATGTTATGTCTGTTCAGGCAAAGGCAACGGGCAACTATTTGAATTCTGTTTTGGCGAGTTCAGAAGCTATGGATGGGGGCTACGATGAGGCAATTTTGACATCTCACAGCGGTTACCTCGCAGAAGGTCCCGGAGAGAACATAATGCTAGTCAAAAACGGAAGAGTAATCACGCCTGGAATCGAGTCAGATATACTGCTTGGTATCACTAGGTATTCTATCATCGACCTTTGCGAAAGCCTTGGAATACCTCTGGTAGAAAGGCATGTACATAAAGATGAGCTTTTCACTGCAGATGAAGTTTTCTTCTGCGGAACCGCTGCAGAAATTACGCCCATAGTCAATGTCGATAATATCGTGATAGGCAACGGCAAAGTTGGGCCCATCACCTCAAAGCTCATGCAGGAATACGCAAACGTGACCGCCGGAAAAAATAAGAAATTTGATAAGTGGCTCACTTATGTTAAATAGATTAATTTTTTAATCTTTTGGCGCCATATTTATTTAGGTTTTAGGCATAAGGAATAGACGTATCTGAAACTTATTTTGAAGTATTTCATCTAGTTTGTGAGGTTTGTCGTCTGGAGGCTGATTTTATGAAACCATCGAAACTTAAAAACGGAGCAAACATAAGAATAATAGCACCTGCGAGTGCTCCTAGTCTCAGGAGCTTAACAATAGGGGTTTCAAAGCTTACGGATCTCGGATACCGAGTAACGTTGGGGGATAACATACGTAAGACAAAACAGATAGGATATCTGTCAGCATCGGATCAAGACCGGGCAAATGAGCTAAATAGAGCTTTTGCCGATGATAGTGTCGATGCTGTATTTTGCGCCAGAGGTGGTTACGGATCATTGAGGATACTTCCGCTGATAGATTTTGATATCATAAAGGATCATCCGAAGATTTTTGTTGGATACAGTGACATCACAGCTCTACACATGGCAATAGGAAAGAAAACGGATCTTATTACGTTCCATGGTCCAATGCCTGGAGTTGATTTTGAGCAAAAGATTCCGAAGACTATCGATGAGATGTTTAAACTTCTTCGCGGTGAAACGCTGGACCTCACACCGCAAATATCCAGAATTCTAGGTACAGTTGTTGAAGGGGAAACGAGTGGTATAAGCGCAGGAACCAATTTCTCCCTTGTGACTTCACTCTTTGGAACTGAGTTTCAACTCATACCGAACAGGAGGATTTTATTTCTAGAAGATGTCGCCACAAGCATACTTGATATAGATCGTTATATGGCTGAGCTCTTGCTTTCCAAGACACTCTACCAGCTCAAGGGCATGGTATTCGGGGACTTTGTGGAGATACCTCGTGAAGACTGGCCTGTACCTTCACTCAAAGAGGTAATTTACAACTACGTTAACAAAATGAAAAAACCGATAATTTACGGTATGCCGTTCGGCCATGGTGAAGATCAAATGACCATCCCGTTGAATGCTGAGATACGTATTTCTACAGAGGACAGCAATCTAGTACTTTTGGAGGACGTGGTTGATTAAAATTTACTAATTTATCAGAGATCTTTACCAACCATCAATATGTTTCTTGTCAGATCGTGTGCTGTAAACCCAATGTCAACAATTCAGCCCATTTTACCAAAAATATCACCCGTGCAATGTCGTCTCTACTTTTGTTATGAGGTAAAGGCTCACTTGGTTTTGAACCGACCAAGGCGCTGAAAACCTTTAATTAACTTGATTCCCATTCAACTCCTACTTCATGTTTAGAGATTTCGAAAAAAGGATCAAGACAAGGCTAACTGCTGATAACTATTCTGTCGCCATAGCCCTGACTCTTTCGGCAATTTTCTTTACGGTATATTCGTATTTTTCAATATTGAGGTATTTTTCACTTAACGCCACTGCATGGGATCTTGGTGTGCATCTCCAGGCGTTAAATAATGCATTCAGTACCAAACCATTCTATTCCTCACTTTTGGGGGAAAGCTTGATGGGGCAGCATTTTCAGCCGTTTGCATACATAGTCCTTATATTTTATAAGGTTGCTCCAAGTCCAATAACACTTCTCGTGATCCAGAGCTTTTTCGTGGCCTTTGCCGGATTTTTCCTTTATGATATTTCAAACCGAATCCTTAGAAAAATGTATGGAGATAACAAACTAGCTCAAATGTTTCCAGCGATTTTGACATTTTCCTTTCTCATTTCGCCGTTTACTTTTAGTCCGGTTCTCTTTGACTTCCATTACCTCGCCTTATTACCATTCTTTTATTTTATTACAATTGATTCTTTCCTTGCCGGAAAGAAACTTCTTCATATTATTGGACTAGCTTTCATAATTTCTTTACATTCAAATTTTGTATACATTGTTGCCTGTATTCTTGTATTCGAACTCATACTCATAATGTCGCAGAAGAAGCACGGATACTTTCTAGGATGGAATCCAGAAAGGAAAATGACTTATTACCTCAAGATAACGGCTGTTTCAGTCGTCGTGTTATACTTCTATCTGGTACTTGCCGGTTTTGCAAAAGGCGTATACCTTGGTGCACCACATTTCTCATTTTTACCAGGAACCGGTGAAGCCGGGGCACCATCGTCCACACCTCTCGGACTTCTTTTATCAATTTTCAGATCTCCTGATAAAGTCGTAGGGCTTCTAAAATCCAACTATCTGAGCAAGGTTTATTTCTTTATGCTCGTCATAGGTACCACCGGAATAATATCAATTATTTATCTGCCAGCGCTCATCCCTATTTTACCGTATATTATGTACGCGGTTTTTTCAAGCTATGGCCCATACTATCAGCTCGGCTACCAATACACCGCCATGATAGAACCCATGTTCTATGTGTCTGCTGCACTCTCTGTTTTATGGCTTATGAAGACTGTGCCAAAAATTAGATATGCAAAGTTAAGGAATATTCTTAAGAGGTATTCTATTGGCATCTCATTATTTCTTGTAGTTGCAATACTTATAGCGATTCCTTTCAGTCCTGTTTCCCCAAACAGTATATATCATGCTGGAAAACTTGGGCCTCTGCCTAATCTCAGAAACTTTGAAGTTACTCCGGCTACTGATCTGATCTTCGAGATAGGAAACGAATTGCCCCGAAATGCATCTCTGTTGACCCAAAATAACCTGGAACCATATTTTCCAAGTTATGTTAATGTGGACGCTACACCTTACTCTCCAACCGTTGTACCGAACGTTTCGAATTTCACCTATTTAGTTATAGAAACGTCAAATTTTTGGTCGTCATATTCACCAACTATACCCAGTTTGTATCAGTATACCAATTACTATCTTCAACAAGGATGGAGTGTTCTTGCGGAAAGCGGGCCCTACTCAATATTAGCTATCCAAAAACAACATACAGATTCTCCCTTAAAGTTTCAGCCTACAAAGCAAAACACGAGTTTTCATTACATTTCTAATACAGTCAATAATTCAACAAATACGAGCATTATCAACGGTAGCTTTGACACTGGTACATTATTCCCAGGTAATTATACGGTCAACCTAACTTCTTACAACGTAGCAAAAAATTTCCATTACAACATAACCGTGAATGCTTCCGGAGTTCTCAACACAATCCCTAATTCGTCGGAAATCTATTACAACTTCACAATTAGCGGAAATGGTCAGATGT
This is a stretch of genomic DNA from Thermoplasmatales archaeon. It encodes these proteins:
- a CDS encoding nascent polypeptide-associated complex protein translates to MIPGGMNSKEVKRMMAQMGIKSTEMPDVKTVILKGTNKDYSITNAQVTMIEAQGVKTFQILGNFKEIAKTDTEKQVVGFPEEDVSLVMEQTSSSREKAIEALKKNDGEPARAILDLMQK
- the cca gene encoding CCA tRNA nucleotidyltransferase encodes the protein MINREEILRRWKPDEAEKKKLHDISNDLIAKIKKILLREKIDAEPLVVGSVAKHTNVKGGDIDIFIVFSRSYSEKDIGKLGLKIGHEVLVDGREKYAEHPYVSGTIDGVKIDLVPCLRIEKNSKIISSVDRTPLHTQYVLENLAKNQADEVLLLKAFMKSVGVYGSEIKVSGFSGYICELLVIHLGTFENVIQMFATSRGRILIPEDVENEKKFLSPVVIIDPIDVNRNASAAVSLENLSKMKIESRLFLQDQSMKFFSGPLPVKPSQYRDRGAFMRIFRLQRPDLVDDIIYSQANRFQQQLTDLLSSKGFYPVSSELSVSAEFIDVAIETKLVDLPGTRVHMGPPVDDERAKDYIARWSNNNALRGPYVLGDRLAVDVSVEPRTLEETVRLELPRLNIGKHLNPLKKKLIIIDPSKTKARYEVLGKFYSRKILI
- a CDS encoding sulfite oxidase-like oxidoreductase; translated protein: MDQEEIHVPNPGQRYINDWIIYSALGEPEINKDKWGLELTGLVDKPRKYSYKEISSMPQLEYYSDFNCVTAWSIKKVKWSGPSLRKIIIDSEPKDDAGWVMFRCAEGYSTPVPIEYAMDEKSIIALKMNEQTLRVEQGFPARPFIPELYGWKSAKWLTQIELISDYEDGYWEQYGYHERGKVSESERYTSGLWRRVKKNAKKMMSF
- a CDS encoding formate--tetrahydrofolate ligase, with the translated sequence MESAQLKRIEDIARTIGLNDDEFEKYGNYMAKVSLSVLERVKNKKKGKLILVTAISPTKEGEGKTTTAIGLAQGFQKLGKKACIAIREPSLGPCFGIKGGATGGGLAKVEPSDRINLIFTSDFPSVSAAHNLLSSMINNHIYFNKEPRLDPRKVVFPRTVDMNDRSLRDIIIGSGGSETGVLMKDQFVITAASEIMAILGLSTSYKDLKERLSRILVGYTFDGSPVYASDLNAQGAMAALLRDALLPNLVQSTEGVPAFVHIGPFGNIAHGTSSIIADKMALGLTDYLITEAGFGSELGAEKFFDMVTRIGDLPIDGVVIVATIRALKLHSGMQEGKADPVEMLSKGSENLLKHVDIIRNFGVDPVVAINRFPSDTKEEIDTLESILKEKKIEWSLSEGFAKGGNGTVDLATKVIDKISAGNAPLNRTYAESDTVKDKIIKIAKQVYGATDVVFEKQATRDLRNLSLTGMDKAYVCMAKTQYSVTDDPAKLGWPKDFIVTVKKISVSSGAGFVVPMLGDIMTMPGLPKIPAAEKIDLTDDGEITGLS
- a CDS encoding FAD-dependent oxidoreductase, translating into MSSRIRFEEAGRIGDLAIRNRIVMAPMISNLANPDGSTNETHISYLRERAIGGTGLIITEYTYVDNVNSKGSRNELGIYSTDFIPKLRRLTEIVHNEGSKIFIQLVHAGGKALEYSEKSMAPSSVNYQGKVPREMKTDDIERVTSAFARAAKTAERANFDGIELHGAHGYLLQEFISPSLNRRTDKYGGDFDNRIRFPQEVIDAVKSEIKIPVGIRLSLYEDDPDGYGPEYGLRVAESLKGIDYVHFSAGRFAAPGSSASFYSPKAHIYSRLPRKPRVTSIVVGSVTSLEDVNAVLERSDFVSVGRGLLADPHFVKRLSNGKDIRPCIRCNQACRDLSFGEVRCTVNVDLGFERMPYFMGSLKGEISIIGGGVKGIEAAITAARAGLKVALYEQRERIGGQILDIYDPFKKKEFHVLLNYYENVLKNLGIEMHINERYTGKGLYCLPDVSYGHIPGNSEITINSNIYQHHDEALSIAKSSNVKMTRASLSSLDRARAAGFELYATSIGIRLIDSKKGDINIIEKDQYDIRKAIISGRRIVMEELRMNSPDYL
- a CDS encoding RNA 2'-phosphotransferase; its protein translation is MNDELRICSKDGPFRGKICPVCGEHGKLLIREEEVEGIGRVLAGMLRHFPDNYGIKLNEHGWAKIYTVIPVIRAQRRNYWWVTPTHIKYIVDTDPKQRYQINSKDEIRAAYGHTIPVNMDDLPTDDVPDILYYQTTEDELPFIMESGISPSDKTWVHLSLAQRQAYVSGMFHVSDPIVVEIDVKGLRESGQFVYKATNEVFLTSGIPPEFIKDKLTEKFELTDEEKSELQQVRERAERRARRMSRDNQENSS
- the prs gene encoding ribose-phosphate diphosphokinase, translating into MLVIGADSSPSLSLRISEQLNCRFTEPAVDKFPDEEFHLRIDENLKDETVIVVGHTRTFEEYFKLLFSLDAAKENGAEKVIAVIPYFSYARQHKIYKSGEAISSKVMVRTIAEFSDYMATVEIHDEESIGFTNKAFKNIKVIPAMSDYFSREKWDYVISPDDGSLDRAKDYAKLLNCDFSFFNKKRIDANTVEMEPPALDFNNKSVLLVDDIISTGGTIIKAVGLLRSMGASKIKVSGTHGVFAHSSSERISSLVDDLAVSDTLATPFSRISVAKPISDEIREWL
- a CDS encoding branched-chain amino acid transaminase; the encoded protein is MSKKIWYQGEIKNYEDVKVTLLTHTLQYGSGIFEGIRAYKTDKGTAIFRLKDHIERFLNSAKILRINIGFTVAELMDATVEVVKENGFESCYIRPFAFHESDGIGVKPKTDDIRVAIIAVPFGKYLGDKSVNGIRAKISSWKRINSDVMSVQAKATGNYLNSVLASSEAMDGGYDEAILTSHSGYLAEGPGENIMLVKNGRVITPGIESDILLGITRYSIIDLCESLGIPLVERHVHKDELFTADEVFFCGTAAEITPIVNVDNIVIGNGKVGPITSKLMQEYANVTAGKNKKFDKWLTYVK